A genomic region of Thermoanaerobaculia bacterium contains the following coding sequences:
- a CDS encoding RDD family protein, protein MTAAEYAPPVEVPRNISAGFWVRFIALFLDLLLLFIFVKILGIVELLVYNRVMEATILDAGGNRFNEIRASFRLIHTALILGIPFLYFSLFEGMNRGATPGKRALGLRVIRSSFQSAGYFRAGLRTAMKALSAIPFLLGFVIAAFLPGKRGLHDLLSGCRVVHNRPYLDWMEGSY, encoded by the coding sequence ATGACGGCCGCGGAGTACGCGCCCCCCGTGGAAGTACCCCGGAACATCTCCGCCGGTTTCTGGGTCCGCTTTATCGCTCTCTTCCTTGATCTTCTCCTGCTATTCATCTTTGTCAAGATCCTGGGAATTGTCGAGCTCCTGGTCTACAACCGCGTGATGGAGGCTACGATCCTGGATGCGGGTGGAAACCGGTTCAATGAAATTCGGGCCAGCTTCCGGCTGATCCACACAGCCCTGATCCTGGGGATTCCCTTCCTCTACTTTTCCCTCTTTGAAGGAATGAACCGGGGGGCAACACCTGGCAAGCGTGCCCTCGGGCTTCGCGTGATCCGATCTTCCTTTCAGTCTGCGGGTTACTTTCGGGCCGGTCTGAGGACTGCCATGAAAGCCCTGTCGGCCATCCCCTTTCTCCTGGGATTTGTAATCGCCGCTTTCCTGCCGGGAAAGAGGGGGCTTCACGACCTCCTCTCCGGGTGCCGGGTCGTCCATAACCGCCCCTACCTGGACTGGATGGAAGGAAGTTATTGA
- a CDS encoding SUMF1/EgtB/PvdO family nonheme iron enzyme has translation MNQLTDIRGTVLAEWDSETYTVGTRPPSGGLTLKDPACAPHHCTIYTEDQGCWIQAEEGRVLLNDNDITREWMNDGDTILLGQTTLVFRRVRPPQESETFNTQLPHFRVQETGQRIPILAPQVTIGSQSADSKIPSIEGLQAEHFLAGITGEGIWFRDLTGQGILYNGTQVAEGWLNQGDTLAAGGKTFQFGPAATSMPPVPPQTSAPPPPPPTVAMAPPPPPPPPPPPPTGGSSNTLWYILGGLGAVILIAVGLWFFLKPESTFTEPEPPAPVEMIEPSEEPTPEGQSWEETGTEEAPPMEEAEEPAPEPEEEATEAQRPEEPEPAPRPEKPAPKPKTKPAQSPPKSGKAKPAPPSEPPVQKPEPPPEETKPAAKPKSMGDWASEQVKQKILARMMNVPGGTFKFGKIVSLKKLDRDREVAPFRIDSQETTVSDYWFFLQATGHPEPAGWDPAAVQENPDLPVTGVSFEDALAFAQWIGLDLPTELQWEFAAQPLNNRQYPWGNKNTALANVLEAGAGRPLPVKTYPKDRSAYGLYDVVGNVSEWTIRDFDHPKEYTKDGKLEGQIIRGGNFSRDLRKSEYRVRYTIPITEQRPDVGFRLVANSKQE, from the coding sequence ATGAACCAGCTTACCGATATTCGCGGAACCGTACTGGCGGAATGGGATTCTGAAACCTATACCGTGGGCACCCGTCCCCCTTCCGGGGGACTCACGCTGAAGGACCCGGCCTGCGCGCCGCACCACTGCACGATTTACACCGAGGACCAGGGCTGCTGGATCCAGGCGGAGGAAGGCAGGGTTCTCCTCAACGATAACGACATCACACGGGAGTGGATGAACGATGGCGACACGATCCTCCTGGGACAGACGACCCTGGTGTTCCGACGGGTCCGGCCGCCACAGGAATCGGAGACCTTCAACACCCAGCTTCCCCACTTCCGGGTGCAGGAGACCGGACAACGAATCCCGATCCTTGCACCGCAGGTAACCATTGGGTCTCAATCGGCCGACTCAAAGATTCCGTCGATCGAAGGGCTTCAGGCCGAACACTTTCTGGCGGGCATTACGGGAGAGGGAATCTGGTTCCGCGATCTCACGGGCCAGGGCATCCTTTACAACGGGACCCAGGTCGCGGAGGGATGGCTTAACCAGGGAGACACCCTGGCCGCGGGGGGAAAGACCTTTCAGTTCGGACCGGCGGCAACCTCTATGCCGCCTGTCCCTCCCCAGACATCCGCTCCTCCACCTCCGCCGCCGACTGTCGCCATGGCACCGCCACCTCCACCGCCACCACCACCTCCACCGCCCACGGGCGGATCTTCCAATACGCTCTGGTATATTTTGGGCGGACTGGGGGCGGTCATCCTGATTGCCGTGGGACTCTGGTTCTTTCTGAAACCGGAGTCAACCTTCACCGAGCCCGAACCGCCCGCCCCCGTTGAAATGATTGAACCGTCGGAAGAACCCACTCCGGAAGGACAATCCTGGGAGGAAACGGGCACGGAGGAAGCCCCTCCGATGGAAGAGGCGGAGGAGCCGGCTCCCGAACCGGAGGAAGAAGCCACCGAGGCTCAACGACCGGAGGAACCTGAACCCGCACCCAGACCGGAGAAACCGGCGCCGAAACCGAAAACCAAGCCTGCGCAGTCTCCTCCAAAATCGGGAAAGGCCAAACCCGCACCGCCATCCGAACCCCCCGTACAGAAACCCGAGCCGCCTCCCGAAGAGACAAAACCGGCTGCGAAGCCAAAGAGCATGGGGGACTGGGCGTCGGAACAGGTCAAACAGAAGATTCTTGCCCGGATGATGAATGTGCCCGGGGGAACCTTTAAGTTCGGGAAGATCGTCAGCCTGAAAAAGCTGGACCGAGACCGTGAAGTGGCTCCCTTCCGGATCGACTCGCAGGAAACCACGGTCAGTGACTACTGGTTCTTTCTCCAGGCAACCGGCCACCCGGAACCGGCCGGATGGGACCCGGCGGCCGTGCAGGAGAATCCCGATCTTCCGGTGACGGGTGTTTCCTTTGAGGATGCGCTGGCCTTTGCCCAGTGGATCGGCCTCGACCTCCCAACGGAGCTCCAGTGGGAGTTCGCGGCCCAGCCGCTGAACAACCGGCAGTACCCCTGGGGCAACAAGAACACGGCCCTTGCCAACGTCCTGGAAGCCGGCGCAGGAAGGCCCCTTCCCGTGAAAACCTACCCGAAGGACCGATCGGCTTACGGTCTCTACGACGTGGTCGGCAACGTCTCGGAATGGACGATTCGAGACTTCGACCACCCCAAGGAATATACAAAAGACGGCAAACTGGAAGGCCAGATCATCCGGGGAGGAAATTTCAGCCGGGACCTTCGAAAGAGCGAATACCGGGTTCGGTACACAATTCCCATTACAGAACAACGTCCTGATGTCGGGTTCAGGCTTGTCGCTAATTCCAAACAGGAATAA